The following proteins are encoded in a genomic region of Brachypodium distachyon strain Bd21 chromosome 1, Brachypodium_distachyon_v3.0, whole genome shotgun sequence:
- the LOC100840799 gene encoding uncharacterized protein LOC100840799, translating to MEFRFRAGERGPTSPPPASSVSRPSDGYFVPRGMQGGPLPPPPPFEWDAAMRERIIQDEVKRRLVEEEVRREFEVHGGFGPGPFFAPDFVMPPPLMPMPMLPPPHTLPPMPFEGFGAWPGFDQFGPRGPVGFGQMMLPRGDERRWSPPRPKPKRTLELREIGPSERPEAVSSKMKVPKMKRKADEIAATTLPRKVQKPAKDWSCALCQMTATCEAGLNEHLEGRKHKAKLAKCGASNVINYVKNNLQTTTGNKDSTGPSDEPKKICILVDGAMHEVVQKNNYLWCDRCKVRCDSNVTMAGHLRGKKHSQLNKVWTSILAVRMNKKTEEGLASPCGSKLNANDCTEIPAVIMGDLDMAIKVDESGPIEIKKESTNMGTEVHENSPVETKKEDMDMTNDGIQLVPKEE from the exons aTGGAGTTCCGCTTCCGCGCCGGTGAACGCGgccccacctcgccgccgcccgcctccagcGTCTCCCGCCCCAGCGACGGCTACTTCGTGCCGCGTGGCATGCAAG GTGGGCCtttgccgccaccgccgccgttcgAGTGGGACGCGGCGATGCGGGAACGGATCATTCAAGACGAGGTGAAGCGGCGgctcgtcgaggaggaggtgcgCCGCGAGTTCGAGGTCCACGGCGGGTTCGGGCCTGGGCCCTTCTTCGCTCCAGATTTCgtcatgccgccgccgctgatgccgatgccgatgctcCCGCCTCCGCACACGCTGCCGCCAATGCCATTTGAAGGGTTTGGAGCCTGGCCGGGGTTCGATCAGTTCGGGCCTCGTGGGCCCGTCGGGTTTGGGCAGATGATGCTGCCCCGTGGTGATGAGAGGAGGTGGTCTCCGCCGAGGCCGAAGCCGAAGCGTACTCTCGAACTGCGGGAGATCGGGCCGAGCGAGAGACCTGAG GCTgtttcatcgaaaatgaaggttccaaagatgaagaggaaggcAGATGAAATTGCTGCAACTACTTTACCAAGGAAAGTACAGAAACCAGCCAAGGACTGGAGCTGTGCACTATGCCAGATGACAGCAACTTGTGAAGCTGGTCTGAATGAGCATCTTGAAGGACGAAAACATAAGGCGAAGTTAGCTAAATGTGGAGCCAGCAATGTGATCAATTATGTCAAAAACAACTTGCAGACGACCACTGGGAATAAGGACAGCACAGGCCCTAGTGATGAACCTAAGAAAATATGCATCCTAGTAGATGGAGCAATGCATGAAGTTGTTCAGAAGAACAATTACCTATGGTGCGATCGCTGCAAAGTCAGGTGCGATAGCAACGTGACCATGGCTGGTCATCTGCGGGGCAAGAAGCACAGTCAATTAAACAAGGTTTGGACATCGATACTGGCTGTGAGAATGAATAAGAAAACTGAGGAAGGTTTGGCTTCTCCTTGTGGAAGTAAGTTAAATGCAAATGATTGTACTGAAATTCCAGCCGTAATTATGGGCGACCTAGACATGGCCATCAAGGTAGATGAAAGTGGCCCTAtagaaattaagaaagaaaGCACAAACATGGGTACAGAAGTACATGAAAATAGCCCTGTGGAAACTAAGAAGGAAGACATGGACATGACAAATGATGGGATCCAACTCGTGCCAAAGGAGGAGTAA
- the LOC100844030 gene encoding uncharacterized protein LOC100844030: MESGGRRKEEETPAPAAKAQRGAASLGVSVQEGLQHAKATVQGLVQKATARSEEEAAQADMRAAKAQVEATDEAEAKKKQLTTG, encoded by the exons ATGGagagcggcgggaggaggaaggaggaggagacgccggcgccggcggcgaaggcgcAGAGGGGAGCGGCGTCGCTGGGCGTGTCGGTGCAGGAAGGGCTGCAGCACGCCAAGGCCACCGTGCAGGGCCTG GTGCAGAAGGCGACGGCgcggagcgaggaggaggcggcgcaggcggacATGCGCGCGGCCAAGGCGCAGGTGGAGGCCACCGACGAGGCCGAGGCCAAGAAGAAGCAACTCACCACCGGCTGA